In Hemitrygon akajei chromosome 17, sHemAka1.3, whole genome shotgun sequence, one DNA window encodes the following:
- the LOC140740989 gene encoding ferritin heavy chain B-like, translating to MASQVCQNFHQECEDAVNRQINMELYSSYVYLSMSFYFDRDDISLHHFSKFFRKQSYEEQQHAEKWMEFQNLRGGRIVLEDIKKPEQDDWTNALEAMQRALQMEKDVNLSFLDLHNLSTQHGDPHLCDFLERNYLDEQVKTIKKLGDYVTNLRRLGAPENGLGVYLFDRLSLEEKD from the coding sequence ATGGCTTCCCAAGTTTGTCAGAACTTCCACCAGGAATGTGAAGATGCAGTCAACAGGCAGATTAACATGGAGCTCTATTCCTCCTATGTTTATCTCTCCATGTCCTTTTACTTTGACCGGGATGACATTAGCCTACATCACTTCTCCAAGTTCTTCAGGAAGCAGTCCTACGAGGAACAGCAGCATGCCGAGAAATGGATGGAATTCCAGAATCTGCGAGGAGGCCGGATCGTGCTGGAGGACATCAAGAAACCAGAGCAGGATGACTGGACCAATGCTCTGGAAGCGATGCAGAGAGCCCTGCAGATGGAGAAGGACGTGAACCTGAGTTTCCTGGATCTGCACAACCTTTCCACTCAGCATGGTGACCCTCATCTGTGTGATTTCCTGGAGAGGAACTacctggatgagcaagtgaagacgatcaagaagcttggagattacgTCACCAACCTGAGGAGATTGGGCGCCCCCGAGAATGGCCTGGGAGTGTACCTGTTTGACAGACTGTCCCTGGAGGAGAAGGATTAG